From the genome of Schaalia odontolytica:
ATCACGCGCACTCCCCGAGCGGCGAGCGTGGAGGCCACTCGCACGATCATTCCCACGCGGGGGCCTCGACCAAGCGCCTGGGGTGGGCGCTCGCGGTCACGGGTGCCGTCGTTGTCGCCGAGCTGGTCGGCGCCTTCTGGTCCGGATCCCTGTCGCTGGCGGCGGACGCGGGGCACATGGTCGTGGACGCCTCCGGCCTCGTTATCGCGCTGATCGCCGCACGCCTCATGCGCCGCCCGCGCGACGAGAAGCACACGTGGGGGTGGGCGCGCTCCGAGGTCTTGGCCGCCGCCCTGCAGGCCGGCATGCTCCTCGTCATCTGCGTCATGGTCGCGTGGGAGGGCGCGTGGCGCCTGGCATCCCCGCCCGAGGTCGAGGCCGGCCCCATGCTCCTCGTCGGCGTCATCGGCCTGGTAGCAAACATCGTGTCGCTGGCGATCCTCGCGGGCGGGCGCGAGGCGAACCTCAACATGCGTGCCGCGTTCCTCGAGGTCGCGAACGACGCGCTCGGCTCCCTCGCTGTCATCGTTGCGGCCGGTGCCGAGTGGGCCTTCGGGTGGACGCGCGCCGACGCAATCGCCTCGCTCCTGATCGCCCTCCTCATGGCACCTCGCGCGCTCACGCTCCTGCGCCGCTCTGTCGCGATCCTCATGGAACAGACACCCGCGAGCGTGGACGTGACCGAGCTGCGCGCGCACATGATGGGCGTCGAGGGCGTCCTCGACGTGCACGACCTGCATGTCGCCGCCGTGTCCTCGCACCTCGTGACCGTCACCGCGCACGTGACCGTCACGCACGAGGCCGACGGGCCCTCGCGCGACCGCATCGTCCACGAGCTCGGCGAATGCGCGTGCCACCACTTCCCCATCGCGCACTCCACGTTCCAGCTCGAATGTCCCGAGCACGCGAGCCACGAGCACATCGAGCACTAAGCGACGCCTCGTCCCCACAAACAGTGAGGCAGCAAGGGCTTCACACTCTCTCGGGGGTCCGACACTCCCCGTCCGTTGAACACCCCCATACGAGCACGCCAAAACGTGCCCCACATACACGTCGGGGGCCGCGCCTTGCGGCGCGGCCCCCGAGCACAGCTCAGA
Proteins encoded in this window:
- a CDS encoding cation diffusion facilitator family transporter, which translates into the protein MSDNRPSPSPSAGSARESAPASSHVDEAVAHSHDHAHSPSGERGGHSHDHSHAGASTKRLGWALAVTGAVVVAELVGAFWSGSLSLAADAGHMVVDASGLVIALIAARLMRRPRDEKHTWGWARSEVLAAALQAGMLLVICVMVAWEGAWRLASPPEVEAGPMLLVGVIGLVANIVSLAILAGGREANLNMRAAFLEVANDALGSLAVIVAAGAEWAFGWTRADAIASLLIALLMAPRALTLLRRSVAILMEQTPASVDVTELRAHMMGVEGVLDVHDLHVAAVSSHLVTVTAHVTVTHEADGPSRDRIVHELGECACHHFPIAHSTFQLECPEHASHEHIEH